A part of Methanohalobium evestigatum Z-7303 genomic DNA contains:
- a CDS encoding HNH endonuclease, with product MSDKKKESKNNQKPDIWVIKANINSKLYQVDMFLNEGITGLGYSLGDLSYLIGYNLKEIKNDFEKYDINVDRVAPPVNRFLNQVKKGDIVLMPIGNKYVNIGKIKTGEYEYHPDGFRKYLYDINEKELNRLKTREDLNVYHVKRVDWIHYNVLFEGFPEINSSIDSPSNVFQINGEDNKNHIYNYILSPSNTESRDEDNKLSEHPVNDFTPKQPNNRTLGNRKRPADIDNIQAFKEWMVENGHQFGVDLSTKFINEFLGLETTMLKKNKETGEMEEVERDKLLPSVLNQLYDDEFVLEKLKNRAGYNVMLLPIGEETETVGTITITIDDDESNENENDEVDEDKSNHVSGKTRGIKDLSIEELKQRVRQSKKNSTKPDRREVNTETPKRDPYISELAKRMAKGVCQLCGNNAPFYDRGGNPYLETHHIIRVSKDGDDTIDNVVALCANCHRKMHILNLDYDKDKLKKIAKKQSVL from the coding sequence ATGAGCGATAAAAAGAAGGAATCAAAAAATAACCAAAAACCAGACATCTGGGTGATAAAGGCTAACATCAATTCAAAATTATATCAGGTAGATATGTTCTTAAATGAAGGCATTACAGGCTTAGGTTATTCATTAGGAGATTTATCATATTTAATTGGATACAACCTGAAGGAAATAAAAAATGACTTTGAAAAGTACGACATAAATGTTGATAGGGTAGCACCCCCTGTTAATCGCTTCTTAAACCAGGTCAAAAAAGGTGACATTGTTCTAATGCCTATAGGAAATAAATACGTCAACATAGGTAAAATAAAAACTGGCGAATATGAATACCATCCTGATGGGTTTAGAAAATATTTGTATGACATCAATGAGAAAGAATTAAACAGATTAAAAACGAGAGAAGACCTGAATGTTTATCACGTGAAACGTGTAGATTGGATTCATTATAATGTTTTATTTGAGGGATTTCCAGAAATTAACAGTTCGATAGATAGTCCTAGCAACGTCTTCCAAATCAATGGCGAGGATAATAAGAATCATATTTACAATTACATTTTATCGCCATCTAATACAGAATCAAGAGATGAAGATAATAAATTGAGTGAACATCCAGTTAATGATTTTACGCCCAAACAACCAAATAACAGAACACTTGGTAATAGGAAAAGACCTGCTGATATAGATAATATACAAGCATTTAAAGAATGGATGGTAGAAAATGGGCATCAATTTGGTGTTGATTTAAGCACTAAATTCATAAATGAATTTCTTGGTCTTGAAACTACAATGCTTAAAAAGAATAAAGAAACTGGAGAAATGGAAGAAGTTGAAAGGGATAAACTGTTACCATCTGTATTAAATCAGTTATATGATGATGAATTTGTACTTGAAAAACTTAAAAATAGAGCAGGATATAATGTTATGCTTTTACCAATAGGTGAAGAAACTGAAACCGTAGGTACAATTACAATTACAATTGACGATGATGAAAGCAACGAAAATGAAAATGATGAGGTAGATGAAGACAAATCAAACCATGTTTCAGGAAAAACTCGAGGAATTAAAGATTTATCTATCGAAGAACTGAAACAGCGTGTTAGACAATCAAAAAAGAATTCAACCAAACCAGATAGAAGAGAAGTTAATACTGAAACACCTAAGAGAGACCCATATATATCAGAGTTAGCCAAGCGCATGGCCAAAGGTGTTTGCCAATTATGCGGAAACAATGCACCATTTTATGACAGGGGAGGCAACCCATACCTTGAAACACACCACATAATAAGAGTTTCAAAGGATGGTGATGACACCATAGACAACGTTGTTGCACTGTGTGCAAATTGTCACCGCAAAATGCACATACTGAATCTTGATTATGATAAAGATAAGTTAAAGAAAATTGCCAAAAAACAATCAGTATTATAA